In a genomic window of Streptomyces sp. NBC_01231:
- a CDS encoding FCD domain-containing protein: protein MVNAAGKFGPYSQPVPARPAPVGGPWDTRVLAGRGPTGAELVRSRIALRVRLRSVSPGDRLPDAGVLAEELGISEITVRRALEAMCQDGLLDRRRGRAGGTFVAAEWDAVVAVLYDADEADSLDAFHLLLECGLVAHTAGELPDGRLDGLRTLVEEMDLADDPARLLELETRFHLDLAEALGGTGIREFAADLLGKQCLLRPAPDPAVVQARNRCHADLLDELTRGAMDPAVRAVKAHRYAGTPH from the coding sequence GTGGTGAATGCAGCGGGCAAGTTCGGTCCCTACAGCCAGCCGGTTCCCGCTCGGCCGGCGCCGGTCGGTGGGCCGTGGGACACGCGTGTCCTGGCCGGCAGGGGCCCCACGGGAGCGGAGCTCGTCCGGTCCCGGATCGCCCTGCGGGTGCGTCTGAGGTCCGTGTCGCCGGGGGATCGGCTGCCGGACGCGGGTGTCCTCGCCGAGGAGCTCGGGATCAGTGAGATCACCGTGCGCCGCGCGCTGGAGGCCATGTGCCAGGACGGCCTGCTCGACCGCCGTCGGGGCCGGGCGGGCGGGACCTTCGTCGCGGCGGAATGGGACGCGGTCGTCGCCGTGCTGTACGACGCCGACGAGGCGGACTCACTGGACGCCTTCCACCTGCTGCTCGAGTGCGGGCTCGTGGCGCACACCGCGGGTGAGCTCCCTGACGGCCGGCTCGACGGACTGCGGACGCTGGTCGAGGAGATGGACCTGGCCGACGACCCGGCACGGCTGCTCGAACTGGAGACCCGCTTCCACCTCGATCTCGCCGAGGCGCTCGGCGGCACCGGGATCCGCGAGTTCGCCGCCGACCTGCTCGGCAAGCAGTGTCTGCTGCGGCCCGCGCCGGACCCGGCGGTCGTACAGGCCCGCAACCGCTGCCACGCCGACCTGCTCGACGAACTCACCCGGGGCGCGATGGACCCGGCGGTACGAGCGGTGAAGGCACACCGGTACGCCGGCACACCGCACTGA
- a CDS encoding PIG-L family deacetylase, whose product MTDRPLTLMAVHAHPDDEATGTGGVLARYAAEGIRTVLVTCTDGGCGDGPGGVKPGDPGHDPAAVALMRRQELEASCDALKVSDLEMLDYADSGMTGWPSNDAPGSFWQTPVEEGAARLAELMRHYRPDVVVTYDENGFYGHPDHIQAHRITMAALEMTALTPKVYWTTMPRSMMQRFGEIMREFHEDMPEPDPAEAAAMAEIGLPDDEITTWVDTTAFSGQKFDALAAHASQGENIFFLKMGKERFGELMGMETFVRVQDATGAAVPENDLFAGLR is encoded by the coding sequence ATGACTGACCGGCCCTTGACGCTCATGGCAGTACACGCCCACCCCGACGACGAGGCCACCGGAACCGGAGGGGTCCTCGCGCGGTACGCGGCGGAGGGCATCCGGACGGTTCTCGTGACGTGTACCGACGGCGGTTGCGGTGACGGACCGGGGGGTGTCAAGCCGGGCGATCCCGGGCACGATCCAGCGGCGGTCGCCTTGATGCGCCGTCAAGAACTTGAGGCGAGCTGTGACGCCCTGAAGGTCAGCGATCTGGAGATGCTGGACTATGCCGACTCCGGGATGACGGGCTGGCCGAGCAACGACGCCCCCGGATCCTTCTGGCAGACCCCCGTGGAGGAAGGCGCGGCCCGACTCGCGGAACTCATGCGGCACTACCGACCTGATGTGGTCGTCACTTACGACGAGAACGGCTTCTACGGCCACCCCGACCACATCCAGGCCCACCGCATCACGATGGCGGCGCTGGAGATGACCGCGCTGACACCGAAGGTGTACTGGACCACGATGCCCCGCTCGATGATGCAGCGGTTCGGCGAGATCATGCGCGAGTTTCATGAGGACATGCCGGAGCCGGATCCTGCCGAGGCCGCCGCGATGGCCGAGATCGGCCTCCCCGACGATGAGATCACCACGTGGGTGGACACCACCGCATTCAGCGGTCAGAAGTTCGACGCGTTGGCCGCGCACGCAAGTCAGGGCGAGAACATCTTCTTCCTCAAGATGGGCAAGGAGAGGTTCGGCGAGTTGATGGGCATGGAGACCTTTGTACGTGTCCAGGACGCCACCGGCGCGGCCGTACCCGAGAACGATCTCTTCGCCGGACTGCGCTGA
- a CDS encoding Fic family protein: MNTRNLVPYAGEVFGRLVSSGHLRDLPRQEFVIQLAALYGDLNVLHPFREGNGRARRAFLAQLGADVGYALNWSGMDPQRNEDASVKSFLGGNNLLERLLDELVTTS, translated from the coding sequence ATGAACACGAGGAACCTGGTGCCCTACGCCGGCGAGGTCTTCGGCCGTCTCGTCTCATCCGGCCATCTGCGGGATCTTCCCCGGCAGGAATTCGTCATCCAACTCGCCGCACTGTACGGCGACCTGAACGTCCTCCACCCGTTCCGCGAGGGCAACGGCCGTGCCCGGCGGGCGTTCCTTGCCCAACTCGGCGCCGACGTGGGATACGCCCTGAACTGGTCGGGCATGGACCCTCAACGCAACGAGGACGCCTCGGTGAAGAGCTTCCTCGGTGGCAACAATCTGTTGGAGCGGCTACTCGACGAGCTGGTCACCACGAGTTGA
- a CDS encoding DUF397 domain-containing protein — MSTDETSSELAWSKSSYSGAEGGECMEIAVTSGIVHVRDSKTPVGPSFTFRRSEWAAFVAFLAGR; from the coding sequence ATGAGTACTGACGAGACCTCATCCGAACTCGCGTGGTCCAAGAGTAGCTACAGCGGCGCGGAGGGCGGCGAGTGTATGGAGATCGCCGTCACCTCCGGCATCGTCCACGTCCGCGACTCCAAGACTCCCGTTGGCCCCTCATTCACCTTCCGGCGCTCGGAGTGGGCCGCGTTCGTGGCATTTTTGGCCGGACGCTGA
- a CDS encoding SUKH-4 family immunity protein: MIFELSRDDLVQTFGAERVRQVPLPAAQAAGFTGEALALLTNLGLPENEFVSFPDFDDAESGFRRVPFEELGATWNLPPSAVNWVFLGDFEISAVVMDTHTGEVHQLAEGIMRPVPLHGDLSSLLYTITELTKIVGDLPEDYEDDDEFLEGLGETLDALKSGISLHDPRPFGSEHNEWVEIVTNIGAGMWG, from the coding sequence ATGATCTTCGAGCTGTCTCGCGACGACCTCGTCCAGACCTTCGGCGCCGAGCGTGTCCGGCAGGTCCCGCTCCCAGCAGCACAGGCTGCCGGATTCACCGGCGAAGCCCTCGCACTCCTCACGAACCTCGGCCTCCCGGAGAACGAATTCGTCTCCTTCCCCGACTTCGACGATGCGGAGTCCGGCTTCCGCCGAGTCCCCTTTGAGGAGCTCGGAGCCACCTGGAACTTGCCGCCCTCCGCCGTCAACTGGGTCTTCCTGGGCGACTTCGAGATCAGCGCCGTCGTGATGGACACTCACACCGGAGAGGTGCACCAACTGGCCGAGGGCATCATGCGCCCTGTCCCGCTGCACGGGGACCTCTCGTCACTGCTGTACACGATCACCGAGCTGACCAAGATCGTCGGGGACCTGCCCGAGGACTACGAGGACGATGACGAGTTCCTCGAAGGCTTGGGGGAGACCTTGGATGCCCTCAAGAGCGGCATCAGCCTCCACGACCCCCGCCCCTTCGGCAGCGAGCACAACGAGTGGGTTGAGATAGTCACCAACATCGGTGCAGGGATGTGGGGGTAG
- a CDS encoding amino acid permease yields MTTRPPAPAPSTTDPQATPAADSGLQAGLKSRHLSMIAIGGVIGAGLFVGSGSGIAAAGPGILVSYGLVGVLVVLVMRMLGEMAAANPTSGSFSAYADRALGSWAGFTIGWLYWFFWVVVLAVEATAGAKILAGWMPAVPQWGWALIVMIVLTATNLVSVSSYGEFEFWFAGIKVVAIAAFIVIGGLALFGLLPGSDHPASGFSNLTAHGGFLPNGPGAILTGVLMVVFSFMGSEIVTLAAGETADPRAAVTKATNSVIWRIAVFYLGSILIVVSLLRWDDPAILKDGSYVAALSSIGIPHAAQIMNTIVLTSVLSCLNSGLYTASRMAFSLGRRNDAPAAFGQTTNRGVPRAAILASVVFGFVAVAFNYLWPDTVFQFLLNASGAIALFVWLVICFSQLRMRKIIERESPEKLVVRMWLYPYLTWATIALITFVLGYMLTDTAEGGGRDQVVLSTLAAVGVVVFALVRERVSGRGRAKETEDKVRLS; encoded by the coding sequence ATGACCACACGTCCCCCTGCCCCCGCTCCCTCCACCACGGATCCGCAGGCCACCCCCGCGGCCGACTCCGGTCTCCAAGCCGGGCTGAAGAGCCGCCACCTGTCGATGATCGCGATCGGCGGTGTCATCGGCGCCGGCCTGTTCGTCGGCTCCGGCTCCGGCATCGCCGCCGCCGGCCCGGGCATCCTCGTCTCCTACGGGCTCGTCGGCGTCCTCGTCGTCCTCGTGATGCGGATGCTCGGCGAGATGGCCGCGGCCAACCCCACGTCCGGTTCGTTCTCCGCCTACGCGGACCGCGCGCTCGGCAGCTGGGCCGGCTTCACCATCGGCTGGCTGTACTGGTTCTTCTGGGTCGTGGTGCTCGCCGTCGAGGCGACCGCCGGGGCCAAGATCCTGGCCGGCTGGATGCCAGCGGTGCCCCAGTGGGGCTGGGCCCTGATCGTCATGATCGTCCTCACCGCCACCAACCTGGTCTCGGTCAGCTCCTACGGCGAGTTCGAGTTCTGGTTCGCCGGCATCAAGGTCGTCGCCATCGCCGCGTTCATCGTGATCGGCGGCCTCGCGCTCTTCGGGCTGCTGCCCGGCTCCGACCACCCGGCGAGCGGCTTCTCCAACCTCACCGCGCATGGCGGCTTCCTGCCGAACGGGCCCGGCGCGATCCTCACCGGCGTGCTGATGGTCGTCTTCTCCTTCATGGGCAGCGAGATCGTCACCCTGGCAGCGGGCGAGACCGCCGACCCGCGGGCCGCAGTCACCAAGGCGACCAACAGCGTGATCTGGCGGATCGCGGTGTTCTACCTGGGCTCGATCCTGATCGTGGTGTCACTGCTGCGCTGGGACGACCCGGCGATCCTCAAGGACGGCTCGTACGTCGCCGCCCTGAGCTCCATCGGCATCCCGCACGCCGCACAGATCATGAACACCATCGTGCTGACCTCGGTACTGTCCTGCCTCAACTCCGGCCTGTACACCGCCTCCCGCATGGCCTTCTCGCTCGGCCGCCGCAACGACGCCCCGGCCGCCTTCGGCCAGACCACGAACCGCGGCGTACCGCGCGCGGCCATCCTCGCCTCGGTGGTCTTCGGCTTCGTCGCCGTCGCCTTCAACTACCTGTGGCCGGACACCGTCTTCCAGTTCCTGCTCAACGCCTCCGGCGCGATCGCCCTGTTCGTCTGGCTGGTGATCTGCTTCTCCCAGCTGCGGATGCGCAAGATCATCGAACGGGAGTCGCCGGAGAAGCTGGTCGTCCGGATGTGGCTCTACCCGTACCTGACCTGGGCCACCATCGCCCTCATCACCTTCGTCCTGGGCTACATGCTGACCGACACGGCGGAGGGCGGCGGCCGCGACCAGGTGGTGCTGTCCACCCTGGCGGCCGTGGGCGTGGTGGTGTTCGCGTTGGTCCGGGAACGGGTGTCCGGCAGGGGCAGGGCGAAGGAGACGGAGGACAAGGTCCGCTTGTCCTGA
- a CDS encoding DHA2 family efflux MFS transporter permease subunit, which yields MSAQTQGHPVRTFVIAAVAMFITSLDNLVVTTALPAIRDDLNAGLDELEWTVNAFTLTFAVFLMTGSALGDRFGRRRLFMIGTAIFTLASAGAAMSDTANELILARAVQGIGGAIVVPLTLTLLSAAVPPAKRGAALGAWGAVAGLAIALGPVVGGAIVEGASWQWIFWVNVPLGLVLLPLSKVWLAESRGASAKLDLVGTALLSVGLFGVVLGLVRGGAIGWTSGEVLAGFIAGGALILAFLAWENRVEHPMMPLGLFRGRAFSMTNLASVLMYFGMFGAIFLVAQFLQTAQGYSPLEAGLRTLPWTAMPMLVAPVAGVLSDRLGGRNILAIGFVIQSIGLGWFALVATPTVGYGSLVAPFAILGVGMSLFYAPVVNMVFSSVRRDQEGIASGVNNAGRELGGVLGVAVLAAVFAAQGGYETPQHFVDGMIPAVWVGAAVVLAAAVASMLIPGGLRPVGAAAEAEEAAAAAAAADAQPAVQETGKASQVTVAS from the coding sequence ATGAGTGCCCAGACACAGGGCCATCCCGTCCGTACTTTCGTCATCGCCGCCGTGGCGATGTTCATCACCTCCCTCGACAACCTCGTCGTCACCACCGCGCTGCCCGCGATCCGTGACGACCTGAACGCCGGGCTCGACGAACTGGAGTGGACGGTCAACGCGTTCACCCTGACGTTCGCCGTCTTCCTGATGACGGGCTCCGCACTGGGCGACCGCTTCGGCCGTCGTCGACTGTTCATGATCGGTACCGCGATCTTCACCCTGGCCTCGGCCGGGGCCGCGATGTCGGACACCGCGAACGAGCTGATCCTCGCGCGCGCCGTCCAGGGCATCGGCGGAGCGATCGTGGTCCCGCTGACCCTGACCCTGCTCTCCGCGGCGGTACCGCCCGCCAAGCGCGGTGCGGCACTGGGTGCCTGGGGCGCGGTCGCCGGTCTCGCGATCGCGCTCGGCCCGGTGGTCGGCGGCGCGATCGTGGAGGGCGCGTCCTGGCAGTGGATCTTCTGGGTCAACGTGCCGCTCGGTCTCGTCCTGCTCCCCCTGTCCAAGGTCTGGCTGGCCGAGAGCCGGGGTGCCAGCGCCAAGCTCGACCTGGTCGGAACGGCTCTGCTCAGCGTCGGTCTGTTCGGTGTGGTGCTGGGCCTGGTCCGCGGTGGCGCCATCGGCTGGACCTCGGGTGAGGTGCTGGCCGGCTTCATCGCGGGCGGCGCGCTGATCCTCGCCTTCCTGGCCTGGGAGAACCGTGTCGAGCACCCGATGATGCCGCTGGGCCTGTTCCGCGGGCGGGCGTTCTCGATGACCAACCTGGCCTCGGTACTGATGTACTTCGGCATGTTCGGCGCGATCTTCCTGGTGGCCCAGTTCCTGCAGACCGCTCAGGGCTACTCCCCGCTGGAGGCGGGCCTGCGCACCCTCCCCTGGACGGCGATGCCGATGCTGGTCGCCCCGGTGGCGGGCGTGCTGTCGGACCGCCTCGGCGGCCGCAACATCCTCGCGATCGGCTTCGTCATCCAGTCCATCGGCCTCGGCTGGTTCGCCCTGGTCGCCACCCCGACGGTCGGCTACGGGTCGCTCGTGGCCCCGTTCGCCATCCTCGGCGTAGGCATGTCGCTCTTCTACGCCCCGGTCGTCAACATGGTCTTCTCCTCGGTCCGCCGCGACCAGGAGGGCATCGCGTCCGGCGTGAACAACGCGGGCCGCGAACTGGGCGGCGTCCTGGGCGTTGCGGTCCTGGCGGCGGTGTTCGCGGCACAGGGCGGCTACGAGACCCCGCAGCACTTCGTGGACGGCATGATCCCGGCGGTGTGGGTGGGGGCGGCGGTGGTCCTTGCCGCGGCGGTGGCCTCGATGCTGATCCCGGGCGGGCTTCGCCCGGTGGGTGCGGCGGCGGAGGCGGAGGAAGCCGCGGCTGCGGCCGCGGCGGCCGACGCACAGCCGGCCGTCCAGGAGACCGGCAAGGCGTCGCAGGTCACGGTGGCGTCCTGA
- a CDS encoding APC family permease, with amino-acid sequence MSDPGPLGPSSTSGPVGGTPERLRGGVLGMADIAAATMANVGPAMSFFFGFAFLATTAGVASPLTIVAAGVAVALFGNTLAEFSRAHPSAGSFTTFVGKTFGPVSAVTTALLAGLGYIIAMASVIAISGGFMQITLHHYTGVDLPWIIWTLLLTGLAVVLMLRGIVVSTKWAGYFFGVEMLVLVVVSVAAIVEHRGDLSVAPFLPSHLTHGIKGLAAGFPLAVYLFIGWENSAALAEETENPRRNVGRAVFSSVAIMTVSYILFSYATVTGFGYDVQRLGESRIPFVDVAQHTLGALAILAYVGGLTSTLGVLIAGINSQARLVFNAGREGLLPSFFGYVHPTRRTPNNAIVTFTVTALLIIGGWGLGHVLGDGGQMNPVVFFAESSSLGAILILLVYLASNIALPLYYRRYRPQEFRMVRHLVLPAVGALAVLIPLYYLAKPGQPAPYSWFPYAALATLLVAVCYATLLVRRDPGLAERVGSVVADAE; translated from the coding sequence ATGTCTGACCCCGGACCTCTCGGACCGTCGTCGACGTCGGGTCCTGTCGGCGGCACGCCCGAGCGGCTGCGTGGCGGCGTCCTCGGCATGGCGGACATCGCCGCCGCCACGATGGCCAACGTCGGCCCGGCCATGAGCTTCTTCTTCGGTTTCGCCTTTCTGGCCACCACCGCGGGCGTCGCGTCCCCGCTGACCATCGTGGCGGCGGGCGTGGCGGTCGCGCTGTTCGGCAACACGCTGGCCGAGTTCTCCCGGGCGCACCCCTCGGCGGGCAGCTTCACGACCTTCGTGGGCAAGACCTTCGGGCCGGTCAGCGCGGTGACCACGGCTCTGCTCGCCGGACTCGGCTACATCATCGCGATGGCCTCCGTCATCGCGATCTCGGGCGGGTTCATGCAGATCACCCTGCACCACTACACCGGCGTCGATCTGCCGTGGATCATCTGGACGTTGCTGCTGACCGGGCTGGCGGTGGTGCTGATGCTGCGCGGGATCGTGGTGTCCACCAAGTGGGCCGGCTACTTCTTCGGCGTGGAGATGCTCGTGCTGGTCGTGGTCTCGGTCGCGGCGATCGTCGAGCACCGGGGTGACCTCTCGGTGGCCCCGTTCCTGCCCTCCCACCTCACCCACGGCATCAAGGGCCTCGCGGCGGGCTTCCCGCTGGCGGTGTACCTGTTCATCGGCTGGGAGAACTCGGCGGCCCTGGCCGAGGAGACGGAGAACCCGCGGCGCAACGTCGGCCGCGCCGTGTTCTCCTCCGTCGCGATCATGACGGTGAGCTACATCCTCTTCTCCTACGCCACGGTGACCGGCTTCGGCTACGACGTGCAGCGGCTAGGCGAGTCCCGGATCCCCTTCGTCGACGTCGCCCAGCACACGCTGGGGGCGCTGGCGATCCTCGCCTACGTCGGCGGTCTGACCTCCACCCTCGGCGTGCTGATCGCGGGCATCAACTCCCAGGCGAGGCTGGTGTTCAACGCCGGACGCGAGGGGCTGCTCCCGTCCTTCTTCGGCTACGTGCACCCCACCCGGCGTACGCCGAACAACGCGATCGTCACCTTCACCGTCACCGCGCTGCTGATCATCGGGGGCTGGGGTCTGGGGCATGTGCTCGGGGACGGCGGTCAGATGAACCCGGTGGTGTTCTTCGCCGAGTCCTCCAGTCTGGGCGCCATCCTGATCCTGCTGGTCTACCTGGCGTCCAACATCGCGCTGCCGCTGTACTACCGCAGATACCGTCCGCAGGAGTTCCGGATGGTGCGGCACCTGGTGCTGCCCGCGGTCGGTGCCCTCGCCGTCCTGATCCCCCTCTACTACCTCGCCAAGCCCGGACAGCCCGCCCCGTACAGCTGGTTCCCGTACGCGGCACTGGCCACCCTCCTCGTAGCCGTCTGCTACGCCACCCTCCTGGTCCGACGCGACCCAGGCCTGGCGGAACGGGTCGGATCGGTCGTCGCGGACGCGGAGTGA
- a CDS encoding helix-turn-helix transcriptional regulator: MTATEPQETYDEADQASDLNRAIGKQVKVLRERAGFTQKELGDRLGYSEDLISSLERGRRTPQREFLETADELLNAGGLLKATIEAVEKAKTRARVRHPAWFRDYARLEASAVEINFFSTLAPPGLLQTEDFIRTLLSGRQPLLSEETIEQRVVARLARQEILSQWPLPMLTAVIDESVLRRKLGGRKVRRGQLEHLLQSGYLRNVTLQVLPLDCEENSGMDGPFVLLTPKGKQQVAYLEVQGVGQLITDSEQVRILAARYGSIRGQALTPRESLALMQELLGES; this comes from the coding sequence ATGACGGCGACAGAGCCGCAGGAGACGTACGACGAAGCCGACCAGGCGAGCGACCTGAACCGAGCAATCGGCAAGCAGGTCAAGGTGCTTCGGGAGCGGGCCGGGTTCACGCAGAAGGAGTTGGGGGACCGGCTCGGGTACAGCGAGGATCTGATTTCCTCCCTGGAGAGGGGGAGGCGGACGCCGCAGCGGGAGTTCCTGGAGACGGCCGACGAACTGCTCAATGCCGGTGGGCTACTGAAGGCCACAATCGAGGCTGTGGAGAAGGCCAAGACGAGGGCGAGGGTGAGGCACCCCGCTTGGTTCCGGGACTACGCACGGCTAGAGGCGAGTGCAGTGGAGATCAACTTCTTCAGCACCCTCGCGCCCCCTGGCCTGTTGCAGACAGAGGACTTCATCCGAACCCTGCTGAGCGGTCGACAGCCGCTGTTGTCCGAGGAGACCATCGAACAACGGGTGGTCGCTAGGCTCGCACGTCAGGAAATCCTGAGCCAGTGGCCGCTGCCCATGCTGACCGCAGTCATCGACGAGTCAGTGCTGCGGCGCAAGCTCGGTGGACGCAAGGTTCGACGAGGACAGCTAGAGCACCTGTTGCAGTCGGGCTACTTGCGCAACGTCACCCTGCAAGTGCTGCCGCTGGACTGCGAGGAGAACTCTGGGATGGATGGACCGTTCGTGCTGCTGACCCCCAAGGGCAAGCAGCAGGTTGCCTACCTGGAGGTGCAGGGTGTGGGCCAGTTGATCACAGACTCGGAACAAGTTCGTATCCTGGCCGCGCGCTACGGAAGCATTCGTGGGCAGGCCCTTACGCCGCGTGAGTCGCTCGCCCTGATGCAGGAACTGTTGGGAGAGTCATGA
- a CDS encoding RNA polymerase sigma factor: protein MRSVRAALHEVDEERLVRLVAKGDRAAFEELYRRTSPWMVVRLRRRCVDEQIVAEVMQETYLAVWRAAGAFAGTAVGGTATGWLWTIAARRLVDAFRRRAHHAEPPPAAAAPDVAPAAEELALAETVGGDVGDALRCLAPELRQVLQAMVLDGLSVRETAVLLGLPEGTVKTRARRARIEMRRALT, encoded by the coding sequence GTGAGATCAGTCAGAGCAGCGCTGCACGAGGTGGACGAGGAGCGCCTCGTCCGGCTGGTGGCAAAGGGCGACCGTGCCGCGTTCGAGGAGCTGTACCGGCGTACGTCGCCGTGGATGGTGGTGCGGCTGCGCCGCCGGTGTGTGGACGAGCAGATCGTCGCGGAGGTCATGCAGGAGACCTACTTGGCGGTGTGGCGCGCGGCAGGTGCGTTCGCCGGGACCGCTGTCGGGGGGACGGCCACCGGTTGGCTGTGGACGATCGCGGCACGCCGCCTGGTCGACGCGTTCCGGCGCAGGGCTCACCACGCGGAGCCGCCGCCGGCCGCCGCTGCGCCCGACGTGGCACCCGCCGCCGAGGAGTTGGCGCTCGCGGAGACCGTCGGCGGCGACGTCGGGGACGCGTTGCGGTGCCTCGCGCCGGAGCTGAGACAGGTACTGCAGGCGATGGTGCTCGACGGGCTGTCCGTCCGGGAGACCGCCGTCCTGCTCGGGCTGCCCGAGGGCACGGTCAAGACCCGTGCCCGCCGGGCCCGTATCGAGATGCGGAGGGCGCTGACATGA
- a CDS encoding sigma-70 family RNA polymerase sigma factor, with protein MAGTTVRVQVPESAVQLVEACRAGDQAAWGRLIQRYRPIVWTVARSHGLRPADCEDVCQVTWLRVIENVGALNDPSRLGAWIVTTARREALKVSGNGVKYHLVDDLSEFTHETGHHQATPEETVLSRAEGDLARRAIRHLPAQHQELLGLLLRDPPMSYDAISAALAMPRGSIGPTRNRILRQARDFLRDM; from the coding sequence GTGGCCGGTACGACCGTCCGGGTTCAAGTGCCCGAGTCCGCCGTTCAGTTGGTGGAAGCCTGCCGCGCGGGCGACCAGGCGGCCTGGGGGCGCCTCATCCAGAGGTACCGCCCGATCGTCTGGACGGTCGCCCGTTCGCACGGGCTGCGCCCCGCCGACTGCGAGGACGTCTGCCAGGTCACCTGGCTGCGCGTCATCGAGAACGTCGGCGCGCTCAACGACCCGTCCAGGCTCGGCGCCTGGATCGTCACCACGGCCCGCCGTGAGGCGCTCAAGGTGTCGGGCAACGGCGTCAAGTACCACCTGGTCGACGACCTCTCGGAGTTCACCCATGAGACCGGGCACCACCAGGCCACCCCGGAGGAGACCGTCCTCAGCAGGGCGGAAGGCGATCTCGCCCGGAGGGCCATCCGGCATCTGCCGGCTCAGCACCAGGAACTGCTGGGATTGCTGCTCCGCGATCCCCCCATGAGCTACGACGCGATCAGCGCGGCCCTCGCCATGCCGCGCGGCTCCATAGGCCCCACCCGCAACCGCATTCTCCGGCAAGCCAGGGATTTCCTGCGCGACATGTGA
- a CDS encoding DUF3761 domain-containing protein: MSYYQPQPPFQPPPGPPAARPARKWARKRFVLPALGLAFIMGVGSAGADDQNPNTTKTAVSDKAHPTVTATATVTATATATETAKPKPAPTVTATVKVKVTVTAHAAATRSGTAGGSTSGGSSSSGGSSSSGGSSSAGGGATAMCNDGTYSYAAHHQGACSHHGGVAVFYR, encoded by the coding sequence GTGAGCTACTACCAGCCTCAACCGCCGTTCCAGCCTCCGCCGGGACCGCCGGCCGCCCGTCCCGCACGGAAGTGGGCCCGCAAGCGCTTCGTACTGCCCGCCCTGGGCCTCGCGTTCATCATGGGCGTGGGCAGCGCCGGCGCAGACGACCAGAACCCGAACACGACGAAGACGGCGGTTAGCGACAAGGCGCATCCGACAGTCACGGCCACAGCCACGGTCACCGCGACAGCCACGGCGACGGAAACCGCGAAGCCGAAGCCCGCGCCGACAGTGACGGCAACAGTCAAGGTGAAGGTGACCGTCACCGCGCACGCCGCTGCCACGAGGTCGGGAACGGCCGGTGGTTCGACGTCTGGTGGATCGTCGTCCAGTGGCGGATCCAGCTCGTCGGGTGGCTCCAGCTCTGCGGGCGGCGGTGCGACGGCTATGTGTAATGACGGTACGTACTCGTACGCCGCTCACCATCAGGGGGCCTGCTCGCATCACGGTGGTGTGGCTGTCTTCTACCGGTAG
- a CDS encoding ATP-binding protein codes for MKSGISTRRFTQLFSATPRGARLARLLAVQQLSEWGWPPSCDVSESVALVVAELSTNAVTHGCVKGRGFRLSLTVEPLGTLRIEVADPRGDRPPLPRRTAAAGDEKGRGLLLVDALATRWGSEPWLPSGKVVWAEMGLGPESWTRGQGPTGRPRTH; via the coding sequence ATGAAGTCAGGAATCTCCACCCGACGGTTCACCCAGCTCTTCAGCGCCACGCCTCGTGGCGCCCGCCTCGCCCGGCTCCTGGCTGTGCAGCAGCTCAGCGAGTGGGGGTGGCCGCCCAGCTGTGATGTGAGCGAATCCGTGGCGCTGGTCGTCGCCGAGTTGTCGACGAACGCGGTCACTCATGGGTGCGTGAAGGGACGCGGGTTCAGACTCAGCCTCACTGTCGAACCTTTGGGCACGCTCCGTATCGAAGTCGCCGATCCGCGAGGCGACCGCCCGCCCCTCCCCCGTCGCACGGCAGCCGCCGGCGATGAGAAGGGCCGCGGACTACTCCTTGTCGATGCGCTGGCCACTCGGTGGGGCAGCGAGCCATGGCTACCGTCCGGCAAGGTCGTGTGGGCGGAGATGGGCCTTGGCCCCGAGTCTTGGACACGGGGCCAAGGCCCGACGGGTCGACCAAGAACACATTGA
- a CDS encoding acyl-CoA carboxylase subunit epsilon, producing MSVEESLWKVVSGSPTPEELAAVTVVLSMLFRQAETDAAPAPVIPLARWRHATAPRTAGSWRAPERIAS from the coding sequence ATGTCCGTCGAAGAGAGCCTGTGGAAAGTCGTCTCGGGCTCGCCGACCCCGGAGGAACTGGCGGCCGTGACCGTGGTCCTCTCCATGCTCTTCCGTCAGGCCGAGACCGACGCGGCCCCCGCACCCGTCATCCCGCTCGCCCGCTGGAGGCACGCCACCGCCCCGCGCACGGCGGGTTCCTGGCGCGCGCCGGAGCGCATCGCTTCGTAG